In Magallana gigas chromosome 1, xbMagGiga1.1, whole genome shotgun sequence, the sequence gattttttgcattttaaatttcaatcgCATTTGGGCTGTTATATTCGAACAGGcttttatatcccatttgggcggTTGTTCCCAACTGGTATAATTTAAGATGTTGACAATGTTTGGAAATTGTGGTCATTATCAATTATCaatgaaactattttttttatgaaaaagtgTGCTCATTGGATCACTCAATAGTATGTTTTAGATTCTTAAATGTAATACATGCCTTCTTGAGACGATTTTCGCTTGCTGTTTTCAACgacaaaaaaaagaacatttatagtgtataatatataaagaatttgtaaagctttaacatttttaaaatatcaacactGGTACGTTTGATACTACAACATAGTACCTGAATACACagttcatttttcattaatctAAATGAGAAATAAAAAGGGACAAATCCAATTATGCTGTGAAAAGACGgatagaaatacaaaattaaatttatttatcaaaataaataagtaaactGAGATTGTATTGATGCAATACATTTATGTATCTTTGGACAGGCCAATAGAGCAAAGATCGATACAGAAAATCAATAATCCAATCAATACCAGCACCACGATAGCCACATTTCCAACAACTTTTACTGACATTCTGTAATCCGAGGCGGAAGTAAGCCTCCTTTTGGTAAACGATAGTTGAGTTTTGCTTATAACCAATTCTTTCCTTCTCCTTTCAATTGATTCGTCAAGAGTTTGGTTAACATATTTGCAAACACAGACGCAGGAAGTGTTACCAACTGCGATGTGTTTCATGTCATTACTTGCATTGGTTATCAAAGACGATGATCTGGTAGAATAATGTGTCACGGTGGAACAATCTTGCACCGTGAAAAGCTTTGTCATAATGGTAGTCTTTGCCGTAATGAATGTGCCTGGCAAAGTGGTATATTGTGCAGAAGCAGTAAACTTTGATACAATGACAGGCTCAATTATAGTGGTTGTGGGTGGCATTGAAGTAGTGTCTGAAATAGTGGTAGACAGTGCCATAATAGTGTGCTCTGTGTTAGGATCGGTCACAGTGGTAGGATCTGTTAAAGTGGTGGGCTCTGAAAAAGTGGTAGTCTCTGGCACAGTGGTTGTCTCTGGTATATTGGTAGACTTTGGCATAGTGGTATACTCAATAGTATCCGCCACATAAGTAGTCTCTGGTATAGAAGAAGCCTCTGTCATGGTGGTAGTCTTTGGTATAGTGGTTGACTCTGGTATATTGGCAGACTTTGGCATAGTGGTATACTCAATAGTATCTGCCACATTAGTAGTCTCTGGTATAGTAGAAGCCTCTGTCATGGTGGTAGTCTTTGGTATAGTGGTTGTCTCTGGTATATTGGTAGACTCTGGCATATTGGTATACTCAGTAGTATCCGCCACATTAGTAGTCTCCGGTATAGTGGTTGTCTCTGGTATAGTGGTTGTCTCTGGTATATTGGTAGACTCTGGCATATTGGTATACTCAGTAGTATCCGCCACATTAGTAGTCTCCGGTATA encodes:
- the LOC105326963 gene encoding hepatitis A virus cellular receptor 1-like, producing MLESTNIPESTNIPESTTIPESTTIPETTNVADTTEYTTMLESTNIPESTNIPDSTTIPETTTIPETTNVADTTEYTNMPESTNIPETTTIPETTTIPETTNVADTTEYTNMPESTNIPETTTIPKTTTMTEASTIPETTNVADTIEYTTMPKSANIPESTTIPKTTTMTEASSIPETTYVADTIEYTTMPKSTNIPETTTVPETTTFSEPTTLTDPTTVTDPNTEHTIMALSTTISDTTSMPPTTTIIEPVIVSKFTASAQYTTLPGTFITAKTTIMTKLFTVQDCSTVTHYSTRSSSLITNASNDMKHIAVGSTTMSEKTTTPESTMPESITIPESTTMSGKTTLPESTTMPESTNISESTTMLDPTNLPETSTLAEATTKTESINIPENFSIIPAISIQDLDLHGGGRDSLECCSVFWNLRTAFNWCLL